The genomic stretch ATTAGTCTAAATGGTTCACGTAGAAtcaaaactataacaaatgatGGAGATACTGTAACCAATGACTCATTGCTTGATACTTACgctaaaagggaaaaatatattCAAACCATCCCAGATATAATGGCTcttaatttcattcattttgcaacaaaatacaAACTTGTCAACAAAAAACTAACAGTTCAGCCTCATAACATGATTCCCAGAGTTTTTCCAGTATTTTCTTCTAATTCAAAAGGTCCAAATTTTGGACTTTATTGCAAATATCAGTTACTTAAGCACAAACCTTGGCATACTACACAAGACAATGCCTGGGATTGTCAGGAAGGCACTGATGAAATATACATCACAAAATGGAAGGAATTTCTACAAACACCATATGCTGAAGAGCATGTTCCTGACTGGTATGAAAAACTACAAAGTGTACAGAATAACACAGAAGAGGAACCAAATATAGAGCACTCTTCAGAAGAGCTTCCACAGCGTGAAGAGTGGATGGATTTAGCAGATCTCATACCTGGGTATTTTGTTAACCAAGATAATATAACACAACAAACCTCTCAGCCTGATTATGACTGGCAAAATGACAAGATTAAGTATGCAAATCACTTAATACAGGAAATGCCATCCTGGATAAAAACTAAGAAAGATACTTTGGATTCTACCTTTGGTttgcaacaacaaaatattgatGTTAATACATTCAGTGACATGCAAAGACATGCCTACAATATGGTGAAAGCACATTCTGAACAAGCCTGCCCTAAAGATCCATTGCTTCTTATTATACTTGGAGTTGCCGGTACAGGGAAAAGTTACCTCATTAATGCCATCCGAAACCTGCTCCAACACTCTTGTGCAGTGACTGCCACAACTGGCAAAGCTTCATTTAACATAAACGGATGTACAATCCATTCACTATTAAAATTGCCTGTTGGCCCAAGACATAACAAAGAATTAACAGGACAAGGGCTTGTCACATTACAAACCAAGCTGAAAGATATCAGTTATATCCTAATTGATGAATACTCTATGCTaggacaaacattgtttggctGGATTGATAGACGCTGCCGACAAGCAACAGGCAAAAATGACGAAGTATTTGGTGGTAAATCCATGATATTAGTTGGTGACCCAGCTCAATTGCCTCCAGTGGCAGATAAGCCATTATATCATTCGAGACCCTCCAGTTCTACAGGTGAACAAGGCTATTTAGCTTATCACATGTTTGGCAATGTTGTAAAACTGTCAGTAAACCAGAGGGTTCAAGGCTTAAATCAACAGCAAGCTCAGTTTAGAGATTTACTCATACGCCTTCGCACAGGAGATTCTAATGAGCAAGATTGGAAACTTCTTTTGGCAAGACAGCCTTCCATAGCATTGAACGTGAATGAGTTTCAAGATGCCACTAGGCTCTATTTCAGCAATGAAGAAGTTGCTAATTATAACTTTGAACAGTTATCAGAACTTCATCAGCCAATAGCCTGCATCACTGCACGTCACTCTAGTGATATAGCTAAGAAAGCAAGTTCGGATGACATGTCAGGTTTACAACCGACCATTTTCCTTGCAAAAGGTGCACATGTAATGCTTACCATGAACCTATGGATAGATGTTGGACTTTGTAACGGTGCAACTGGAACGGTTGAAGATTTCATTTATGCAAACAACCAGCAACCACCAGACTTGCCTGTCGCTGTCATAGTAAAATTTAATGAGTATAGAGGTCCATCTATCAGTGATAGCATTCCACGATGTGTGCCTATATGCCCAATAACAATAACCTCACAGACACTAGATGGTTTACATGAGAGACAACAGTTGCCTCTCAAACTTGCTTGGGCAATCACAATACACAAGAGCCAAGGGTTAACACTGCCAAAAGCATGGATTGACATTGGTCAGACTGAAACTACTGCAGGCATTTCATATGTAGCTATAAGCAGAGTGAAAACACTTTCATCTTGTATTATTGAACCAATGACTTTTGAAAGACTTAAGAGTCTTAAGAAATCCACTAATTTAAAATATAGACTTGAAGAAGAAAGCAGGCTATATAATCTAGCAAATATAAATTGATCCCAAGTTGAGTGATGCGAACAAAGTCACTCACAACAGTACAGCACCCAAAATTGATTAATTAGAATAAATTGATTATACGGCCTTCAACACATGCAtacataaatgatttttttttatggttatAAATAGTTCACTTTCCAACTACATTTAAAGCAAAGTTCCATGTAATGTTTCAGAGTGTTGTATTAACTAGGGTTTAAAGGTATTTTAAACACCCTCCTAAAACATCTGTATacatccttatttttttttttttcaacagacaaGACAGAGATCTAATATGGCTTCAGGTATGTATCTCCCGGTCATACTTAAATATTATGGTTATACGTTCCTTTCTTCTATTAAACTAATgcttcttgttttaaaatcattttataacCTTACCTGCTCTATATGCTCTCATTaataaaacatattattttGAACATCTAGGTATTAGATGTACACTGTTTCCTATCACTTTTGTCACCCTTTAATGTTCTCATGTAGTTATAtgatacaatttatttttcccACACCTCTTGCATGTTGGTGGCGAACTTTGGCCAAAATATCACTGTTATTTGTACTAAAAATAATCTTaattacagtaattaatgaGTGGTGAACTGCTCCTGTTTTGCTAAATTTTAACACTTCCCCTTCTATTAAGCCCTTCCTTTCtatttagcccccccccccccccccaatgcgCCTTAAAACAATAAGCCCCCtgtgggcttaatagaggatttacagtacatGAAACAAGGAGACTAATATTTACacatatgtttttttcaaataacacAAGCTACCTTATGCAGTAATCCCATCCATGCCAAATTTATTACATTAATCTAAATATCTTTTTACCTCCTCCTACAGAAAAACAAGACATAACTTGCTTTGTGCATAATGTCTCACCagtaaaaaaatctggaccaacAAGCTACTTTAACTGCCACCTTCAGACAGAGAAAGATCTCATTGGCAGTGTATGCTTTGCAACTGAAAAGAAGGAAACTCTTGATGCAATGGCCGCACAAAGATCACcggttaaaatttcaaattttaacatcAGCAATAAGTATGGACGAAGTGATGTAGTAATAAACAGGAACACAACCATCACTTCAACAACAGCTGATTTTCCATACAAAGCACAAGATGATGTCACATCAATTGCATCCTTGTCAAAAGTAGCACCACAACAGCTAGTGTCAATAAAAGGAAAGATATCACATCTAAGTGCGACCAAAACTATAGTCATCCAAGATTCTCCTGTCAAAAAACAGGAAGGCTATATAGTTGATCCATCTGGTTACATAAAAGTTATTTTCTGGGGTGAGCATGTTGACAGCGTCACACCACAGTCCACCTATTTCTTCAACAACTTGAGAATAAAAGTATCTCAGAATCAAAGATACTTGAACACACCAAAACAAGATAATTTATACACCATCAAGGACGCTGAACCCTTCAAACAAACATTACCTGAAGTCAGTGACAtctcaacaacaacagaaaccaTTGGAGAAATACTAGGAATAAGCAGTGTCACCAAATACAACTGTTGTTGTTCATgttcaaaaaaagttacaatcaaGGGAAAAATTGCAGTCTGCGATAACTGCAAAGTAACACAAAAGGCAACCAGCTGCAGTGTAAAGTGGACACTCAAGATCCATATCCAAAACTCCAAACAACCACTGCAGAAGCTTCAGCTACAGGTTTATCAAGAAGCAGTGCCAAAGTTGTTTTCAATTTGTCACTTAATTGCAAATGAAACAACAGAGGAGGAAATCACAGAGGCTGTCTTAAACCTAGACACAGTTAAAGTATGCTTTGACACGCAAACGCGAAAACTTGTGGACattgaaaaaattgccatttaaCATGTTTTGTTGCATTTTCCTTTGTAACAAACCAATCTCTAGTAACTATTTAAGTTACTAATAATTCATGCTATGAGATACAAACACTAAAACTTTTAGATATCGCAAAAACTTTTATAGCacttaatttttgaatttcatATTAAACTTTCTTGAAACTATTCCATTTACTATTATTCATGTTACTGTTAGAAAAATTAGTCTCGCTCATTTAGTATCTAAACTACATTGTAAATGAGTAGATTCTcatgttttaattattgcattttaccTTGTGACTAATCGAGTTAGTAtcatccagggcccagttgttcaaaagacgaTTACTGCTAACCCACGATTAAAGCTTAATCAAAGATTTAatctcttttgtttaaaaagatttcaaaagctAATTATAAGCTGCACATGAAGTCAAatcgaaaaataaaactaaagagCAAGAATCCTTAAGAAAATCTCTTTTGGTTATTAATTTAACTGGAATAAAAATTGACGCTAACCCTGGGTTTGCTTAATCgcgctttgaacaacccggccctggttACTGTTAAGATAAGAAAAATAGTTAAACAATGCTATGACACACAAACACGAAATATTTAGACATGGAAAAAAATCTAAGTTTCATAGCATTTTGAACTTCATCACAGCTTCATGTTCCAGTTCTTGTTATAAAATTTAGTCTatctctttcagtttttcaagatactgagtagattgacatgtttttttacattttctcttgcaACTAACCAATCCCATGCAACTATTCAAGTTACTATTCatgttactattaaaatttttttgttaaactatGGTATGACATGCAAAcaccagaacttttaaacaTTGCAAAAAGTTTCATAGCATTACCAACTTCATAACTTTCTTGAAACTATTCAATTTACTATTATTCATGTTACCGTTACAAAAATTAGTCTCACTCATTTAGTATCTGAACTACATTGTAAATGAGTagattgacatgttttaattattgcattttaccTTGTGACTAATCGAGTTAGTATCATCCAGGTTACTGTtaagttaaggaaaaattgttaaacaatgctatgACACACAGACACGAAACGTTTAGACATGGAAAAATCTAATTTTCATAGCATTTTGAACTTCATCATAGCCTCATGTTGTTGTTATAAAATCTACtctatcattttcagtttttcaagatacTGAGTAGACTAAcatgttttgttacattttcccTTGCAACTAACCAATCCCTTGTAACTATTCAAGTTACTATCATTCATGTTACTGTTACAAAAGTTAGTCTCCCACAATCAGTATCTAAACTACATTGTAACTAAGTAGATAAACATCTTTGGTTACATATTTGGGTTTCACTATTAAAGTTGCTATTGTTCATGTTGCTCTTTAAATACTTCGTCTTTCTCATTTAATCTCTCAACTAATTTCCTCCTCTGTTTTTGTATGATTTTAGCTAAATTCATTGAACTTCGAACGCACTTATTAATCTTTGATTACTACTAGTTTATTTCATAAAGCATAGTGGCTTACGCGTTATCACAGACTTAAGTTACAAACTACAGTATACATACAGCTCTTCATATTAATTCCAAATTTTACAGTTTGTTAATGTTTACTCGTCTCCACTCTATACTCTATCAGATCATTACTAACTATTAATATTGTAAGAAAAGTGTTCTGCAAAAGACATCTAAATGTGTAAGATATTCTACGTGGGTGGTTCAGAGTTGCCTCTGACCTATTTCAGTTGTTTAGGTTTTTGCAACTCAGTTAAAAGTCCTTTTACCCGTGGACCATTATTTACTTATGAGAAGACTATTTCTTACTTAAACTTTTGTATCTAAGGACAAAATCCTGTTCCACCTAAATGGAACCCTCAAGGCATCAATCATAATAAATTATGagtatttttgtatttgttgcTATTTTACAGattaaacaaaatttgattCTGGTGTCATTTTTAACTCGTCGGTACGGGCGAGTTATTGCGAGGACagggatatgcaaatgagtcactcgctcactcttagtagacgcacttcgtaattaatcgggtgcgaactcgagagcgcgaagatctatcgtttccaaagaagctcgcgctcgccgaagttcggtggcatcaaattcctcgctgagagcgtgcatcgtgcgctacagcacggttagaggatagaggtcttaccaaatttaagacgtGCAGGAATCTTTCAGATCAGTacgattcaagagcctttgactcgtccaggcgttaaacttgacgagaagatgagcatttgcccttcgactccttcaacttcaacgctggcttgatctcctaccttgtagtaatgtagtaggttatgtgtatgaatgaatgtaaggtaaataaaggcacttcttcttcttcttcttctt from Porites lutea chromosome 1, jaPorLute2.1, whole genome shotgun sequence encodes the following:
- the LOC140921283 gene encoding uncharacterized protein yields the protein MRKQLYLVRVRTQLYLVRVQAARASVSPPWISLDYSTRQRSNMASEKQDITCFVHNVSPVKKSGPTSYFNCHLQTEKDLIGSVCFATEKKETLDAMAAQRSPVKISNFNISNKYGRSDVVINRNTTITSTTADFPYKAQDDVTSIASLSKVAPQQLVSIKGKISHLSATKTIVIQDSPVKKQEGYIVDPSGYIKVIFWGEHVDSVTPQSTYFFNNLRIKVSQNQRYLNTPKQDNLYTIKDAEPFKQTLPEVSDISTTTETIGEILGISSVTKYNCCCSCSKKVTIKGKIAVCDNCKVTQKATSCSVKWTLKIHIQNSKQPLQKLQLQVYQEAVPKLFSICHLIANETTEEEITEAVLNLDTVKVCFDTQTRKLVDIEKIAI